The following is a genomic window from Desulfovibrio sp..
GGCGACTACCTCTCCGATGCGTTGGCCGCCCAGGTCGGCGGTCTGGGCCTAGCTCCCGGCGTGAACATGAGCGAGAAGCTGGCCTTCTACGAGGCCACACACGGAACAGCCCCCACCATTGCGGGCATGGACAAGGCCAATCCGGGCAGCCTGGTTCTCTGCGGCGCCATGCTGCTCGAACATCTGGGATGGTTCGAGGCCGCCAAGAGCATCCACGACGCCATGGACAAGGCCATCAGCGCCAAGAAGGTCACCGTGGACCTGGCCAACCAGATTCCCGGCAGCACCACCCTGGGCTGCACCGCCTTTGGCGAACTGCTCCAGAAAAACCTGTAGCAGAGCCACAGCGAGCCGTTCGCGTATTGGCCGGGAGGATGTAAGTCCTCCCGGCTTTTCATTTTTCCTGAGGGATTGTAGAAAAACGAACGCCCGGAAGAAGCCGCCCCGTTCAGGAAGGGGGCTTCTTCGAACATGTACCCGCCCTTGAGAAGGAGTCGGCATGTTTCATGATCTTGCCCCGGCAATGGTTGAGCGGATGCGCGTGCTCGAGGCCCGGGACGCGGCGGACCGCACCGACGGCACCCCCCATGCGCAGCGTCTGCGCCAGATCCCGCCGGACACCGGAAAGTTCCTGGCCATAATGGCCGGGTCGGCACCAGACGGCGAGTGGGTGGAGGTGGGCTCCGGAGCCGGGTATTCGGCCATGTGGATTTCGCTTGCCTGTAGAGCCAGAGGGCGAAAGCTGACCACATTCGAGCTTTCGGAGGAAAAAGCGGCCATGGCCCGCGAAACCTTGCGTCTGGCCGGGATTGAATCCCTGGTGGAGCTCAAGAAGGCGGACGCTCTGGCCGAACTGAAAAAGCGCAATACGATCGCCTTCGCCTTTCTGGACGCGGAGCGTTCCATCCTGGAGGCCTGCTACGAGCTCATCCTGGAACGCATGGTCCCCGGCAGCATCCTCTGCGCGGACAATGTCATAAGCCACAAGCACCAGATCGAGGATTTTTTGGCCAAGATCCCCCACGACACCCGCATGGACAGCGTTATCGTGCCCATAGGGTCGGGGGTGCTGGTCTGCCGCAAGCCTAGCTGATCCTGCGAGACGAGTTCATTAAGCCCTCACCAAAAGGGCGATTCAACGATGAAAACCCGGCCCGCGCCGGGTTTTTGCATTCCAACGGGTGTTCCTTCCTGGCGGGTGACGTTATTTCCGTATGCGCAGCAGGCGAAGGCCGTTGAAGATGACGGCCAAGGAGGCCCCCATGTCGGCGGCGATGGCGGCCCAGAGCGTGGCGACCTGGAAAAAGGCAAGAATGAGGAAGACGGCCTTCAAGCCCAGGGCGAAGCCGATGTTCTGTTTAATTATCCCCACGGTCCTCCTGGAATGCCTGATCAGCCAGGGGAGCTTGGAGAGGTCGTCGGACATCAGGGCCACGTCGGCCGTCTCTATGGCCGCGCCGGTACCGATGCCCCCCATGGCGATGCCCAGGCTCGAGGCGGCCAGGGCGGGGGCATCGTTCACTCCGTCTCCCACCATGGCCACACGAGTGCCGCGCGCCACCATATCCGTCACGATAGCGGTCTTGTCTTCGGGCAGGAGATTGGCCCGGTAGCCGGTCACCCCTGCCTGTCGGGCGATGAGACTCGCGGTCTGCTCGTTGTCGCCGGAGAGCATCACCATTTCCGCCATGCCGAGCTGTCTGAGCGATTCGACAGCCCCTTGCGCTTCCGGCCTCACAGTGTCCTTGAGTGTGAGCGTGCCGAGAACTTTCGACCCGTTCCAGACGGCGACCACGGTGGACGCTTCGGCATGGGCACCCAGAAAACGCTCCCGCAGTTCCTGGGTCAAAAGCGCCGGTGCCTGCTCGCCAAGCAAACGTTCGTTGCCGACGAAGAACAATTTTCCTTCGATGCGCCCCTGGGCGCCCCGTCCCGGATGCTCCAGAACGTCTTCCACTGTTGGGAGGTGAAGGCCTGCCGCCTGGGCATGGTCGAGTATGGCCCGGGCCACGGGATGGCTGCTGCGCGATTCGAGCGACGCGGCCGTTGCGAGAAGCTCTACAGTTGCTGTGCCGGCGCAGACGTCGATCTGGGTGACTGCGGGCTTGCCCTTTGTAAGTGTTCCGGTTTTGTCCAGAGCGACAGCCGTAATGGATGCGGCGGCCTCCAGATACGCTCCACCCTTGATGAGAACGCCGTTGCGGGCGGCCGAGGCCAACCCGGCCACCACACTCACTGGAGTGGAGATCACCAGGGCGCACGGGCAGGATATCACCAGCACCACCAAGGCCTGGTAGAACCATTGGGTCCATTCCCCGCCCGCGAAAAGCGGAGGCGCCAAGGCCACCAGGATGGAGAGGCCCATCATCGCCGGCGTGTAAACGGTCGCGAACTTGTCCACCCATTGCACGGCCTTGGCCCGTTTGGACTGGGCCTCCTCCACCATGTGCATGATCCTGGAAAGGGCCGAGTCCGAGGCTGCCGCTGTGGTTCTGATCTCCATCGCCCCTTCGGCGTTAATGGTCCCGGCGTACACGGTGTCACCAGCGGCTTTGGGCACGGGCATGGACTCACCGGTGATGGGAGACTGGTCCACGGAGGAACTGCCGGCCACAACGAGCCCGTCCAGAGGAATGCTGTCGCCAGGGCGTACCAGAATCCTGGAGCCGGCCGGAACCTTTTCAACCGGAGTGGGGTGCGGCGCGAGCGCGCCGGGTTTTAGAACCAGCGCTGTGGTCGGGGTGATGTCCATGAGCGCCTGGATGGCCTTCCTGGCCCTTCCCATGCTCCATGATTCAAGCTGGTTGGCCAGGGAGAACAAAAAGGCCACGGACGCCCCCTCGGAATAGTCCCCTATGGCCATGGCGCCGGTGGCGGCGAGCACCATGAGCAGGTTCATGTCCGGGCGCAAA
Proteins encoded in this region:
- the cadA gene encoding cadmium-translocating P-type ATPase, which translates into the protein MPQIAFLISQMDCQEEIATLKSALLPLVHDEKRLAFDLISRKLTVNTTGLTIGAIDIITAVAHTGMEATVHTAPLDGCSCCGGSCSSNNASESFLKRHGRALLCATSGTAWLMGLATAIGEHGTFSGAFSHDASVPLAAVAFWIFGAAAGMWHVLPRALISARTLRPDMNLLMVLAATGAMAIGDYSEGASVAFLFSLANQLESWSMGRARKAIQALMDITPTTALVLKPGALAPHPTPVEKVPAGSRILVRPGDSIPLDGLVVAGSSSVDQSPITGESMPVPKAAGDTVYAGTINAEGAMEIRTTAAASDSALSRIMHMVEEAQSKRAKAVQWVDKFATVYTPAMMGLSILVALAPPLFAGGEWTQWFYQALVVLVISCPCALVISTPVSVVAGLASAARNGVLIKGGAYLEAAASITAVALDKTGTLTKGKPAVTQIDVCAGTATVELLATAASLESRSSHPVARAILDHAQAAGLHLPTVEDVLEHPGRGAQGRIEGKLFFVGNERLLGEQAPALLTQELRERFLGAHAEASTVVAVWNGSKVLGTLTLKDTVRPEAQGAVESLRQLGMAEMVMLSGDNEQTASLIARQAGVTGYRANLLPEDKTAIVTDMVARGTRVAMVGDGVNDAPALAASSLGIAMGGIGTGAAIETADVALMSDDLSKLPWLIRHSRRTVGIIKQNIGFALGLKAVFLILAFFQVATLWAAIAADMGASLAVIFNGLRLLRIRK
- a CDS encoding class I SAM-dependent methyltransferase, coding for MFHDLAPAMVERMRVLEARDAADRTDGTPHAQRLRQIPPDTGKFLAIMAGSAPDGEWVEVGSGAGYSAMWISLACRARGRKLTTFELSEEKAAMARETLRLAGIESLVELKKADALAELKKRNTIAFAFLDAERSILEACYELILERMVPGSILCADNVISHKHQIEDFLAKIPHDTRMDSVIVPIGSGVLVCRKPS